The Raoultibacter phocaeensis genome contains a region encoding:
- a CDS encoding desulfoferrodoxin family protein, translating into MDVTFYHCTHCGNIAVKPFDSGVPLVCCGEKMEELNANTTDAALEKHVPDVKVDGANVHVQVGSTLHPMTPEHYITFICLVTENGYQIAELNPEDAPVADFAVAEGDKPLKVYEYCNIHGLWVAEL; encoded by the coding sequence ATGGACGTTACGTTCTATCACTGCACGCACTGCGGAAACATCGCTGTCAAACCGTTCGATTCGGGAGTGCCGCTGGTATGCTGCGGCGAGAAGATGGAAGAGCTTAACGCGAACACCACCGATGCGGCGCTTGAGAAGCATGTTCCCGACGTGAAGGTGGACGGCGCGAACGTCCATGTGCAAGTGGGGAGCACGCTGCATCCCATGACGCCCGAGCACTATATTACGTTCATCTGCCTTGTTACCGAAAACGGCTACCAGATCGCCGAACTGAACCCCGAGGATGCGCCTGTGGCCGACTTCGCCGTCGCCGAGGGCGACAAACCGCTCAAGGTATACGAGTACTGCAACATCCATGGGCTGTGGGTCGCAGAACTCTAA